A DNA window from Leopardus geoffroyi isolate Oge1 chromosome A1, O.geoffroyi_Oge1_pat1.0, whole genome shotgun sequence contains the following coding sequences:
- the HMGB1 gene encoding high mobility group protein B1 — translation MGKGDPKKPRGKMSSYAFFVQTCREEHKKKHPDASVNFSEFSKKCSERWKTMSAKEKGKFEDMAKADKARYEREMKTYIPPKGETKKKFKDPNAPKRPPSAFFLFCSEYRPKIKGEHPGLSIGDVAKKLGEMWNNTAADDKQPYEKKAAKLKEKYEKDIAAYRAKGKPDAAKKGVVKAEKSKKKKEEEEDEEDEEDEEEEEDEEDEEEEEDDDDE, via the exons atggGCAAAGGAGATCCTAAGAAGCCGAGAGGCAAAATGTCATCATATGCATTCTTTGTGCAAACTTGCCGAGAGGAGCACAAGAAGAAGCACCCAGATGCTTCAGTCAACTTCTCAGAGTTTTCTAAGAAGTGCTCAGAGAGGTGGAAG ACCATGTCtgctaaagagaaaggaaagtttgAAGACATGGCAAAGGCGGACAAGGCCCgttatgaaagagaaatgaaaacttatatccCCCCTAaaggggaaacaaaaaagaagttcAAGGATCCCAATGCACCCAAGAGGCCTCC ttcggcctttttcttgttttgttctgaGTATCGCCCAAAAATCAAAGGAGAACATCCTGGCCTATCCATTGGTGATGTTGCAAAGAAACTGGGAGAGATGTGGAATAACACCGCTGCAGATGACAAGCAGCCTTATGAGAAGAAGGCTGCGAAgctgaaggaaaaatatgaaaag GATATTGCTGCATACCGAGCTAAAGGAAAGCCTGACGCGGCAAAAAAGGGAGTCGTCAAGGctgaaaaaagcaagaaaaagaaggaagaggaggaggacgaggaagatgaagaggatgaggaagaggaggaagatgaagaagatgaagaagaagaagaagatgatgatgatgaataa